The following proteins are encoded in a genomic region of Chitinophagales bacterium:
- a CDS encoding sodium:proton antiporter, whose amino-acid sequence MVSPFVILLLLIALGPVAFPKYWKRNYKSISIFLSALVIGYYIFIKKNIHDIETAGFDYFSFISLLSALFVVSGSIFIKLDFKPSPFVNTLILFTGAVLANFIGTTGASILLIRPFIQLNEHRIKPYLIVFFIFLVSNVGGGLTPMGPPLFLGYLRGIPFEWMIHNIFYQWLFVVGLLLTIFIFFDSRNNKKSVLPFQKRTGTLRIEGLKNLIWLILIMLTVFLDPAKIHWLPSFHGHSFVREILQGVLLFACYIFCDKKILVRNKFHWEPILEVGFLFFGIFFTMIPALTFLSDFTNQYRSTEYFNPGIIFWSTGIASSFLDNAPAYLTFLTVVMSYFNLAATDNSSVYLFSQNPEYIIYLKAISMAAVFFGAITYIGNGPNFIVKSIAEDMRVEMPSFFRYIWSYAFPILLPILALIWLIFL is encoded by the coding sequence ATGGTTTCACCTTTCGTCATTTTACTATTATTAATTGCTTTAGGACCGGTTGCTTTTCCAAAATACTGGAAGAGAAATTATAAATCCATATCCATTTTTTTAAGTGCGCTGGTAATAGGTTACTATATTTTTATTAAAAAAAATATTCATGATATAGAAACCGCTGGCTTTGATTATTTTTCTTTTATATCCTTACTGAGTGCCTTATTTGTCGTTTCCGGGAGTATATTCATTAAGCTGGATTTCAAGCCTAGTCCTTTTGTTAACACCTTAATCTTATTTACAGGAGCTGTTCTTGCAAACTTTATAGGTACTACCGGCGCCTCTATATTGCTGATCCGGCCATTTATACAATTAAACGAACACCGTATTAAGCCTTACCTGATTGTATTTTTTATTTTTTTAGTCAGCAATGTCGGAGGCGGCCTCACGCCTATGGGGCCACCATTATTTCTCGGTTACCTTCGGGGTATTCCATTTGAATGGATGATCCATAATATATTTTATCAATGGTTATTTGTTGTGGGATTATTGTTGACCATTTTTATTTTTTTTGATTCTCGAAATAATAAAAAAAGTGTTTTGCCTTTTCAGAAGCGAACCGGAACCTTAAGAATTGAAGGTTTAAAAAATCTTATTTGGCTAATTCTCATTATGCTAACCGTATTTCTGGATCCGGCAAAAATACACTGGCTGCCCTCATTTCATGGTCATTCTTTTGTGCGTGAGATTTTACAAGGTGTCCTTCTATTCGCCTGTTATATCTTTTGTGATAAAAAAATATTGGTACGTAATAAGTTTCACTGGGAACCCATTCTGGAGGTAGGATTTTTATTTTTTGGGATATTTTTTACAATGATTCCAGCCTTAACATTTCTTTCTGATTTTACAAATCAATACAGGAGTACGGAATATTTTAATCCTGGTATTATTTTCTGGAGCACTGGTATTGCCTCCAGTTTTCTCGATAATGCACCGGCATATCTCACTTTTTTAACCGTAGTAATGTCCTACTTTAACCTCGCTGCTACTGACAATTCTTCGGTTTATCTTTTCTCTCAAAATCCGGAGTATATTATTTATCTCAAAGCTATTTCGATGGCCGCCGTATTTTTCGGCGCTATAACGTATATAGGAAATGGACCAAATTTTATAGTAAAATCAATAGCTGAAGACATGCGTGTGGAAATGCCCTCCTTTTTTCGATATATATGGAGCTATGCTTTTCCAATCCTGCTACCCATTCTGGCTCTTATATGGCTGATTTTTTTATAG
- a CDS encoding rhomboid family intramembrane serine protease: MSDFRPTRFQILPVIVKNLLIINVLMFFTTLVIQQKYGVDLVNLLGLHFFSSSLFKPFQLISHMFMHGSFLHIFSNMFALWMFGSALENVWGPKRFLIFYFVCGLGGAVMHLGVTWFVYSHMQSAIDTYALHPDIASFATLTARYDYLLNSGAVQSFIDQWKQIPKDTSIARQSVDLAYSILKIYADIPIVGASGAVFGVLVAFGMLFPNTYLYVYFFVPVKAKYFVFIYAAFELYAGFSGAQDNVAHFAHIGGAVIGFLLVKYWNRNRRIDFY, from the coding sequence ATGTCTGACTTTCGGCCCACCCGGTTTCAAATCCTGCCCGTAATTGTAAAAAACTTACTGATAATAAATGTCCTTATGTTTTTTACAACTCTGGTAATACAGCAAAAGTATGGTGTTGATCTCGTCAATTTACTGGGGCTGCATTTTTTTTCATCAAGCCTATTTAAGCCATTCCAGCTAATTAGTCACATGTTTATGCACGGAAGCTTCCTGCATATTTTTTCCAACATGTTTGCACTCTGGATGTTTGGCAGTGCATTGGAAAATGTATGGGGTCCAAAGCGTTTCCTCATCTTCTACTTTGTATGTGGATTAGGAGGTGCTGTAATGCATCTGGGAGTTACCTGGTTTGTATATTCCCATATGCAAAGCGCAATTGATACATATGCCCTCCACCCCGATATTGCTTCTTTCGCCACGCTCACTGCGCGCTACGATTATTTACTTAATTCCGGAGCTGTTCAAAGTTTTATTGACCAATGGAAACAGATTCCGAAAGATACTTCTATTGCCCGGCAATCTGTTGATCTTGCTTACAGCATCTTAAAAATATATGCTGATATTCCTATTGTCGGCGCTTCCGGTGCTGTTTTCGGAGTGCTGGTAGCTTTCGGAATGCTGTTTCCGAATACTTATCTTTATGTTTATTTTTTTGTACCTGTTAAGGCAAAATATTTTGTATTTATCTATGCAGCTTTTGAATTATATGCGGGCTTTAGCGGGGCACAGGATAATGTGGCGCATTTTGCACATATAGGCGGAGCAGTAATAGGATTTTTACTGGTGAAATACTGGAACCGAAACAGAAGAATTGATTTTTACTGA
- a CDS encoding KUP/HAK/KT family potassium transporter, with protein sequence MITIGIVFGDIGTSPLYVMSAIIGDKTLSKELIYGGVSCVFWTLTLITSIKYVLLVLRADNKGEGGIFALYALVRKRAKWLVIPAIIGGATLLADGIITPAISVSSAVEGLRDINDSIETVPIVLVLIAILFIFQRAGTRIVGAAFGPVMFIWFLILGLFGFEKILGHLQILGAINPVYAIDLVAEYPNGYWLLGSVFLCTTGAEALYSDLGHCGKINIRVSWVFVKICLLLNYFGQAAWLMQYQGMQRSDLPASNPFYGIMPDGFLIYGIILATFATIIASQAMITGAYTLINEAMRLNFWPKVRVRHPTDQRGQLYVPSINWILLVGCIAVVLFFRESKNMEAAYGLAINITLLVTTILICAYVYIRRGSLTIAIAIGVAYLFIEIIFLIANLIKFPHGGYIAIIASLSFFVVMFVWYKGRRIKNRFLEFGSMKDLLPKLVELSEDQSVPKYASHVIFLTSANYPSQIESKVLFSIFNKQPKRADTYWFVHVDVIDEPYTMEYEMEVLEPNLVFRIDFRLGFRMEPRINLFLRKVIEDMVEKGEVDITSRYESLNKYHLPGDFRFVVMEKFLSYENELPFFEKIIMDIYFFLKRISLSEGTEFGLDTSAVTIEKIPLILTRPRELKLTRVEENGDMLEKAETTVEL encoded by the coding sequence ATGATAACCATTGGAATCGTTTTCGGGGATATTGGCACTTCTCCGCTCTATGTCATGTCCGCTATTATAGGCGATAAAACCTTGAGCAAAGAGCTTATTTATGGAGGTGTTTCCTGCGTGTTCTGGACGCTTACATTAATTACCTCGATAAAATATGTACTGCTGGTGCTTCGGGCCGATAATAAGGGAGAGGGTGGAATTTTTGCTTTGTATGCTTTAGTGCGAAAGCGGGCTAAGTGGCTGGTAATCCCTGCTATTATCGGTGGTGCTACACTATTAGCTGATGGTATTATTACCCCGGCTATTTCTGTATCTTCTGCAGTGGAAGGATTGCGCGATATAAATGATAGCATTGAAACGGTGCCCATTGTATTGGTTTTAATTGCTATCCTGTTTATTTTTCAGCGTGCTGGTACTCGTATTGTTGGTGCTGCTTTCGGCCCTGTCATGTTTATATGGTTTCTCATTCTGGGATTATTTGGTTTTGAAAAAATTCTGGGTCACCTTCAGATTTTAGGTGCGATTAATCCGGTATATGCCATAGACCTTGTGGCGGAATACCCTAATGGATACTGGTTACTGGGTTCGGTATTTCTTTGTACTACGGGGGCTGAAGCTCTTTATTCAGATCTTGGTCATTGTGGAAAAATAAATATTCGCGTAAGCTGGGTCTTTGTTAAAATTTGTCTTCTGCTCAATTATTTCGGTCAGGCTGCCTGGCTGATGCAGTATCAGGGAATGCAACGTTCTGACCTTCCCGCTTCCAATCCATTTTATGGTATTATGCCTGATGGATTTCTTATTTATGGAATCATCTTAGCCACATTTGCTACCATCATTGCCAGCCAGGCAATGATAACCGGGGCTTATACATTGATTAATGAAGCGATGCGGCTCAACTTTTGGCCTAAAGTACGGGTCCGGCATCCTACGGACCAGCGTGGTCAATTGTACGTGCCTTCTATCAACTGGATATTGTTGGTCGGATGTATTGCAGTCGTTTTATTTTTCCGGGAATCGAAGAATATGGAAGCTGCTTATGGCCTTGCAATAAATATTACCCTTTTGGTTACCACTATTCTTATATGTGCATATGTCTATATCCGGAGAGGCTCGCTAACCATAGCTATAGCTATAGGTGTTGCTTATTTATTTATAGAAATTATATTCCTTATAGCTAATCTTATCAAATTTCCACACGGAGGATATATTGCAATCATTGCATCATTATCATTCTTTGTAGTCATGTTTGTGTGGTATAAAGGCAGAAGGATCAAGAATCGTTTTTTGGAATTTGGATCCATGAAAGACTTGCTGCCGAAATTGGTAGAGCTCAGTGAAGACCAGAGTGTTCCCAAGTATGCATCTCATGTCATTTTTTTAACGAGCGCCAACTATCCTTCCCAGATAGAATCGAAAGTATTGTTTTCTATTTTCAACAAGCAGCCGAAGCGTGCCGATACGTACTGGTTTGTTCATGTTGATGTGATAGATGAGCCTTATACAATGGAATATGAGATGGAAGTGCTGGAACCGAATTTGGTGTTCCGCATAGATTTCAGGTTAGGATTCCGAATGGAGCCACGGATCAATTTGTTTCTGCGCAAGGTTATTGAAGACATGGTAGAAAAGGGTGAGGTAGATATAACGAGCCGGTATGAATCGCTGAATAAATACCACCTGCCGGGTGATTTCCGGTTTGTAGTAATGGAGAAATTTCTCTCCTATGAGAATGAGCTGCCCTTCTTTGAAAAGATCATAATGGATATTTATTTCTTTTTAAAAAGGATTTCACTGTCTGAAGGAACAGAATTTGGCCTGGATACCAGTGCAGTAACCATAGAAAAGATTCCACTTATACTCACCCGGCCCCGGGAACTAAAATTAACAAGGGTAGAGGAAAATGGAGATATGTTAGAGAAAGCAGAAACCACAGTGGAACTATAA